Proteins co-encoded in one Callospermophilus lateralis isolate mCalLat2 chromosome 2, mCalLat2.hap1, whole genome shotgun sequence genomic window:
- the Zbtb6 gene encoding zinc finger and BTB domain-containing protein 6 produces MAAESDVLHFQFEQQGDVVLQKMNLLRQQNLFCDVSIYINDTEFQGHKVILAACSTFMRDQFLLTQSKHVRITILQSAEVGRKLLLSCYTGALEVKRKELLKYLTAASYLQMVHIVEKCTEALSKYLEIDLSMKNNNQHADLCHSSDPDVKNEEESSDKDCEIIEISEDSPINIDFHVKQEEDNVFQTTVESLTSERKEMKSPELSPIDVGFKDNEICILHVESISTASGENGQFSQPCTSSKASLYFSETQHSLINSTVESRVAEVPGNQGQGLFCENTDESHGTASEIQNLEESYSLRHQCPRCPRGFLHVENYLRHLKMHKLFLCLQCGKTFTQKKNLNRHIRGHMGIRPFQCTVCLKTFTAKSTLQDHLNIHSGDRPYKCHCCDMDFKHKSALKKHLTSVHGRSSGEKLSRPDLKRQGLL; encoded by the coding sequence ATGGCTGCTGAGTCTGATGTTCTGCACTTCCAGTTTGAACAGCAAGGAGATGTGGTCTTACAGAAAATGAATCTCTTGAGGCAGCAGAATTTATTTTGTGATGTATCAATTTATATTAATGACACTGAGTTCCAGGGGCACAAGGTGATATTGGCTGCTTGTTCCACTTTCATGAGAGATCAGTTTTTACTCACACAATCAAAACATGTCAGAATCACCATTCTGCAAAGTGCAGAAGTTGGCAGAAAATTGTTGCTCTCTTGCTACACTGGAGCACTTGAAGTAAAAAGGAAAGAGCTTTTGAAATATTTGACTGCTGCCAGTTACCTTCAGATGGTTCACATTGTGGAAAAGTGCACAGAAGCTTTGTCAAAGTATCTGGAAATTGATCtatcaatgaaaaacaacaaccaacacGCTGACCTATGTCACTCTTCTGATCCAGATGTTAAGAATGAAGAAGAAAGTTCTGATAAAGACTGTGAGATAATTGAAATTTCAGAAGATAGCCCGATAAACATAGATTTCCATGTTAAACAAGAGGAAGACAATGTGTTTCAGACCACAGTAGAAAGCTTGACATCAGAGAGAAAGGAAATGAAGTCACCAGAGCTATCCCCAATAGATGTGGGTTTTAAAGACAACGAAATTTGTATCCTTCATGTAGAATCTATCAGTACAGCTAGTGGAGAAAATGGGCAGTTTTCACAGCCTTGTACCTCATCAAAAGCAAGCCTGTATTTCTCTGAAACACAGCATTCATTGATTAATTCTACAGTGGAGAGCAGAGTGGCAGAAGTTCCTGGGAATCAAGGTCAGGGTTTATTTTGTGAGAATACTGATGAAAGTCATGGTACAGCAAGTGAGATTCAGAACCTAGAGGAGAGTTATTCACTGAGGCACCAGTGTCCCAGGTGTCCACGAGGGTTTCTTCATGTAGAAAACTACCTGCGCCACCTTAAGATGCATAAACTCTTCTTGTGTTTACAATGTGGGAAAACATTTACACAGAAGAAAAATCTTAACCGGCACATTCGAGGGCATATGGGCATTCGGCCCTTTCAGTGTACTGTGTGCCTGAAGACCTTTACTGCTAAAAGCACGCTTCAGGACCACTTGAACATACACAGTGGGGATAGGCCATACAAATGCCATTGTTGTGATATGGATTTCAAGCACAAGTCTgctctcaaaaagcatttaaccTCTGTTCATGGCAGAAGTAGTGGTGAAAAATTATCTAGACCTGATCTTAAAAGGCAAGGTCtactataa
- the LOC143641423 gene encoding uncharacterized protein LOC143641423, which translates to MEGEEVRQHCGPSTGSRWPGRSLRLRVQHDPSFPGPYRPRHYSTRLASRGSRTAALLLLFRPRHLANRLRAHLPTLTTGVEASAVAAARPEGGLSLEGNTSGVNQFYCSLGEPPGRPGRTSETFPQTPYLLERQKSTQMPASLLSSSQFRDASHSPS; encoded by the coding sequence ATGGAGGGGGAAGAGGTCAGGCAACACTGTGGACCTAGCACTGGATCACGGTGGCCCGGACGATCCCTCCGGCTCCGCGTACAGCACGACCCGAGTTTTCCGGGGCCTTATCGGCCGAGGCACTACAGCACCCGATTAGCTTCTCGGGGGTCGCGCACTgccgccctcctcctcctcttcagaCCTCGACACCTGGCGAATCGCCTTCGCGCTCACTTACCGACCCTGACAACCGGTGTTGAGGCTTCCGCGGTAGCGGCGGCCAGGCCGGAAGGAGGACTTAGCCTAGAAGGAAACACATCCGGTGTCAATCAGTTTTATTGCTCACTTGGGGAGCCGCCTGGGCGCCCCGGAAGGACATCTGAGACTTTTCCTCAGACCCCCTACCTCCTGGAACGACAGAAAAGCACCCAAATGCCGGCGAGCCTCCTTTCTTCTTCCCAGTTTCGGGACGCGAGCCATTCCCCTTCGTGA
- the Zbtb26 gene encoding zinc finger and BTB domain-containing protein 26 produces the protein MSERSDLLHFKFENYGDSMLQKMNKLREENKFCDVTVLIDDIEVQGHKIVFAAGSPFLRDQFLLNDSREVKISILQSSEVGRQLLLSCYSGVLEFPEMELVNYLTAASFLQMSHIVERCTQALWKFIKPKQPMDSKEGCEPQSASPQSKEQQGDARGSPKQDSPSIHPSEDSMDMEDSDIQIVKVESIGDVSEVRSKKDQNQFISSEPTALHSSEPQHSLINSTVENRVSEIEQNHLHNYALSYTGSDNIIMTSKDVFGPNIRGVDKGLQWHHQCPKCTRVFRHLENYANHLKMHKLFMCLLCGKTFTQKGNLHRHMRVHAGIKPFQCKICGKTFSQKCSLQDHLNLHSGDKPHKCNYCDMVFAHKPVLRKHLKQLHGKNSFDNANERNVQDLTVDFDSFACTTVTDSKGCQPQPDATQVLDAGKLAQAVLNLRSDSTCVN, from the coding sequence ATGTCTGAAAGATCAGATCTCCTTCACTTCAAGTTTGAAAATTATGGAGATTCAATGttacaaaaaatgaacaaattaagAGAAGAGAATAAATTTTGTGATGTTACAGTTCTCATAGATGATATTGAGGTACAGGGGCATAAAATTGTGTTTGCTGCAGGTTCCCCCTTCCTAAGAGACCAGTTTTTACTGAATGATTCCAGAGAGGTGAAAATCTCAATATTACAGAGTTCTGAAGTGGGGAGACAATTGCTCTTATCCTGTTATAGTGGTGTGCTGGAATTCCCTGAGATGGAACTGGTAAATTACTTGACTGCTGCGAGTTTTCTTCAGATGAGCCACATTGTAGAACGATGCACACAGGCCCTGTGGAAGTTTATAAAGCCAAAACAACCAATGGATAGTAAAGAGGGATGTGAACCACAGAGTGCTTCTCCCCAGTCAAAAGAACAGCAGGGAGATGCCAGAGGCTCCCCAAAGCAGGACTCACCttctattcatccatctgaagacAGTATGGATATGGAGGACAGTGATATTCAGATTGTTAAGGTAGAATCTATTGGGGATGTATCTGAGGTTAGAAGTAAGAAAGATCAGAACCAGTTTATTTCTTCTGAACCCACTGCTTTACACTCATCAGAGCCCCAGCACTCCCTGATAAATTCAACTGTGGAAAACAGAGTAAGTGAAATAGAACAAAACCATCTCCACAATTATGCCCTTTCTTATACAGGCAGTGATAACATCATCATGACCTCAAAAGATGTTTTTGGGCCTAATATTCGAGGTGTAGACAAAGGCTTACAGTGGCATCACCAGTGCCCAAAGTGTACCAGGGTGTTTCGTCACCTGGAGAACTACGCCAACCATTTAAAAATGCACAAACTCTTTATGTGTCTACTCTGCGGCAAGACTTTTACTCAGAAAGGCAATCTTCATCGACACATGCGCGTACATGCCGGAATTAAACCTTTCCAGTGTAAAATCTGTGGGAAAACCTTTTCTCAGAAGTGTTCCTTACAGGATCATCTTAACCTTCACAGTGGAGATAAGCCCCATAAGTGTAACTATTGTGACATGGTTTTTGCACATAAGCCAGTTTTGAGGAAACACCTTAAGCAGCTGCATGGCAAAAACAGCTTTGATAATGCCAATGAGAGAAATGTGCAAGACCTCACAGTGGATTTTGATTCTTTTGCATGTACGACAGTCACAGACTCTAAAGGGTGTCAGCCACAGCCTGACGCAACACAGGTCCTGGATGCAGGTAAACTGGCCCAAGCTGTCCTGAACTTAAGGAGTGATAGTACTTGTGTGAATTGA